The DNA window gagaagctagtcctggaacccaaaaTAGgggaagcaattcttgatttagtcccaagtgaagcagaatctggtccaagaggtgactatagctgaATCGCTcagtaatagcgaccataatataattaaatttaatatccttggggggaggggatgggaggaataccaaagaaacccaccacagtagcatttaactcaAAAAAGAGAACTGCACAAAAGTGAGGAAGCTagctaaacagaaattaaaaggaattctcacaagagtgaaatgcctacaAACTGCATGGAGACATTTTATAAACATCATAAAACTAAATGTGCAccccaaataataatttaaaaaaacagtaagaggacccaaaaaatgccaccatggctaaacaatgATGGTGTGGAgaaatcatgaccggtgtggagaaaggtgaattaaaaacaaaatgcaaacagtgggAAGATTTTGCACTGAAACTCAGATGAACAAAATGTCAACAGTATCATACTTTATGACCTAGCCTTTTCTCCCTGATCCATATAGAAGAAGAGAGAGTTTTACAGTGTGTATATACAATTCAAAGCAGTCGATGAAAGATAATTCTAaccattttattatatttattatttacaatacAGTTAATGCCATTTTTACATTGTCTCTTTTCAGTCAGTCACCATACTTTAACAACAAAATACTTACATTTACTTTGCATGAGTATAATACCAAAGCTTGCAGCCTGACTGACTCATTTTCTGATCTTTCCAGATCTCTTGAGCTAAGCAGGTTTAGGCCTGGTATGTGAGTAAACCTCGAAAGGAAATCAAGTGGTGCTGTTTCAGTAAGTGGTGCTTTTCTTTCAGAATCACTCCTGAATCCATGTTGCAGCATGGTTCTAGGAGGCACCGAACAGCTGGAGGTGCTATCTTTCTGATGAGATGTATAACCTAAGCTCTGGATATGCATCGTAATTAAAAATTCCAGGGTGAATTAAATTGGTGAGTTAATTTCAGAGTTCTATCTTAATTCCAGTTTAGGGTGATTCCAGTTTGCCTACCTCCAATTCTCCTTTTAATGTAAATTGGACATAATATTCTTCACTTCCATCCCCCAAGCTGTCATAGAATATTATTGGCTGCCATGGTCCACCATGCGAATGGCTACTCTAGTGGTTGGTGAATGATCTCTAGATACATACACaatgagattttccaaagtgctcagtgttggcccAGCTCTGTTTCAGCTGAAGGCATGGTgaactgccattgactttaatgggcacaGAATTAGATCAatgctcagtgcttttgaaaatcctaaccaTGTGTCCTAAAATTAGTTGGCTGGACGGAAATGACATGCTAGAGAAAGAGATGGAATACTACAAATCCATATTGTTACATTTTAATTACCAAAGTGTGTCATGCAGGCAAATTTATTCTCACTATTAAGGACTATTTCTGAGTCCCACctagtttgtttttttaccatAATTTAGCACAATTTGCTGCTTCATGCTTTTGCAACAGCATGAAGCTGTTGTTTGAATGCTCAGGTAGCACTGGAAGAGCAGAGAGATGGAGATAAAAATGGTGCTTGTGTTTTAAACATTGTTGTGGCTGTTTGGCAAGCAGTGTGAAAGCTTATTAAGTTTCAAGACCGAGTGCCTTCTTCTACAAGCTCATCAGCCTTTATTGctccaaaaacagcagcagaaagTAACACTTCCTTCTCTATATACAATGCatatcctgcatcttggcagggggtcagactaggtgaCCCTGGCagttccttctaaccctatgactctatgattctaataagaaaaggagtacttgtggcaccttagagactaacaaatttattagagcataagctttcgtgagctacagctcacttcatcaaaatgcatccgatgaagtgagctgtagctcacgaaagcttatgctctaataaatttgttagtctctaaggtgccacaagtactccttttttttttgcgaatacagactaacacggctgctactctgaaacctatgattctaATGCATCACTAACTGAATCCATTCCAGAAACTCCTTTGGGATATCTCATTTATTCCCAACCTGTTACATGAACTATGGAAGTGGAAGCGCCTCTTCTTTGCTGCAGCAACGGTTTTATGACAACTTGAAGTTTTTTCTTGACCTCAGGTACTATTTTTAACCCACTTTTTGCTATGGCATTTAGAtacaatcattttaaaacatgGAAACACCCATAAATCCTTGGGATCTCCTAAAGCAGATGAAAAGGTCGATTTGGAGTATGATAAAGATCTGTTTTACTGTTCTGGCAGTGAGTCGGCACATGGCCCTAGAGAAGATTAATACAGAAAAcgagtaaagaaaaaaaaatccaatttattaAAAGATTGGGAACCTTCATGTCTGTAGCTAAAGCAAgtatctccaaaaaaaaaaaaggctatatGTAAGAGGTACTTATTTTTgctatctcaaaaaaaaaaaaaggctatatGTAAGAGGTACTTTGCTAACTAGTCTCTGTGTCCTGATCTTATTAATGGGAACAAAGGTGAAAAAAGGAATGTTGTTAGTGCAGGTGACCTGAAGCCAAAATCCACAACTCTGCCACTTCTCTGCTGGATGAATATGTGCTTTATCTATGTATCCATCTGTAAAGTGTGTAGGCTAACATAACTtatttgaaaagcattttgaaattgtTGGACAACAGATGCTATGCAAATTATTACTGGAACCCAGAAATATTGCAGggcagaaaaggagagaaatggcTATTAAATAGATACTCTATTAAAGTTACCGGTAATTAAGCTACCTCCTCCAATGAGTGCTTTATGAATGCAGAAACTGCTCTAAGGATCACAGATAGTGGAAAGTATCCTACTTATGGTTCTGACATGATAGAACGGCTCAAGTTTCATTTCATGGTCTCATGTTCACCAATATCTAACCTGCTCATGTACATCTTCAAAAAAGTCACTGCAGGCCATTTTAGAAACTTACAAAGAGGATCCAGACAAGTTTAAGAaagatcaatatttttaaaaggatccaAAGCATGCAACACCTGTAGAAATTCAATGGTAtatgggcacctaactcccataggcTCCACTACAAATCCCAGACAGCACACCTGTAGGCAGTGTACTACAATAACTTTTATTGTAAGTGCTTCAGAGCAAGAATCTTGTCaacttttcaaatattaatatttatggcAATGTAGAAATGAAATATGATTTGTCCAACCACAACCCAACCTTCCTGGATGGTTGGTGGGAAATGTTAGAATGTCAGAAAACAAAGGGAGATACAGGAGGTATCTTGTCTAGCAGAGGTTAGTTACTCTAATACCCAGAAATCAAGCAGCTTGTTTGTTCCAGGTGCATTTAAGTCTTCTTACAAATGTTAGCATTGTAAattagaaagacaagatgggtgcggtaatattttttattggaccaaattctgttggtgagagagccaaGCTTTTGAGCCAGAGTTACAAATCACCCTCCTGTACTCTCTAGTATTTTGGAACCAACCTGGGCTACAACTGCACTGCATACAATCACTGCAAATTTCCGACGAATGCTGCTGAAATGCTCTTTTCGTAAATGCAGGATGATCAGAGACaggcttgcatttaaaaaaaaatttctccctcCTCAATCCAATATCTAATTTCTTTCTTGGATTGACTCAGGCTGCTTCACACACTGGcagcaaaagggggaaaaaggatTGCCACCTTAAAACATACTTCTGAAGCACAGGTCCCCAAAGGGTGGGGCATGACCCCCCAAAGGAACGTTCTGGGGGGCACAGCAcagcctgggccagctgtggtgggagcaccacccacctctgctccactttagctccaggccccagccccttTACCACGTGCACATTGCCAGTAGCCACACCCTGCTCCCAGGGGGGCAGACAGGGCAAGGGGGGCATGAATCTAAAAAAGTCTGTGGAGAGAGGCTGTTTATCTTGTTGCACACATAGGGACTTTCTCTAAGGTTGAGGCAAAAACAACAATTTGAATTAATTCCTGATTTTAGGTGTCATGTGACAAGACAGTTAAACTGCTGGGTCAGATTCAGTCACAGATATCATCTGTGGTTAAGAAAttagtgttttctttctttgccgTAATTGGTAGAGTAGGTAAAGGAAGGCATAACAAGTGGTGTAGTTTGGTTATGGGTCAGTAAAATTGTTTTTTAGTTCTTAGAAGAGTTTTTggaccccccccccggcttgGTTCTTACATGCATTAGAGCTAAAACAGGATCTGCTTTGTGTAACAGAATTAGAAATGTTAATTTCAAAACCACAACACTCAAAGTAGACATAAGaagtattttcatttgtttttttaccaTGTTGTATTCCTTAATTTTGATTTGGTTCCACCATTTATTTGTGATAAATACAGGAAGCAGTAGTAGAGTTTACACTAGTACCCTGCAGTATTGTATTGCAAGATGAATAGATGAAGAATTCCAGCCTTTAGTGCAAAACGTAAATGCATAGGAAATCCTATCCCTACTATTTAGCTCTGGATTTATTAACAGCTTAATGGTTTGGAAGGAACAGAAAGCCCACGCACCTGCTGGACTGGCTGTTGCAAAAATGAGTCAGTTCAGGTCcagtctacactaggaaaattatggacccagctatgtcactcagtGGCATGACAAATCCACACCCACAACTGGCATAGTTAAAATGACTTAAGTCCCTCTGTAGGCAGCATTGGGTCAATAGCTTTGGTTGACCTACCTACAGCGTGTTGGGGAGGTAGATTTACCACAGCACTGTGAGAATCCCTCCCCTGGCTCAgtgagtgtctatactgaagtgctgctaaccattttaagtgtagatagaGGGGTGATCACATTGCAAGCCACCATCATAACTCATATTTTTGATATACTGAAAAGGGCAACAGCTAGAGTGGCAGGCTAAACAAACACTAAAAGCAGTGGTCTAGTCATTTAATGAGGCAAGGTTAGAACCTTGCTTTTACCTGCTTAGTCAATGTAGACAACTGGTAGCTATAGGACTTAATATGGCAACTTCcccaaatgtattttatttaagacaaaaataattcaaattttACAATCTTAATTTACCCTTGAGTTATGTCAGATTATTAGCATCATTACAAGGACATCGAATCTGTGAGCTGTAGATGATAAtaccagaagaagaagaagaagaagcaaagTCTTTACACATGGTTTAACTAATTATATTTTgggcaatttatttatttgtctaaaaacaaaataaatcaatttttaaaagaaaaatgtatttaaataaaacacacaaaccGGTGAAATGTTCTGGCACAGAAGTTCAAAACAAGTATAAACCCAGTTGCCACAACCACCGAGTATCACAAATGTTGCACATTTGTCTATAAAGACTTTAATAAAGGTATGGACATAGCAATAAGGTATGTAAATATATACAGCCAGTTGAGGACAACTTTTTGGAATTGTCTTAAGAAAAATGACTTAAATACAAAATTTTCAAAGAACAAAATTGAAAAGTTCATCCCCAAGCATGAAGAAAAGTCCCATCTGTCCTTATGCCCAAAGTATTAATTATGAGGCAGTTTTGAGGTTATGGCTAAACCTTTCCAAGATCCAGCCAAGGTTGTGTAGTCTTGAGTTATTTTGAACAGCATGCAATTGCAATGGTTCCATACTTTACGAACTGGCATAGTTCAAGAGTAATATTAGAAATCCTATTTTATTTCAGTCTGGATTAGATTATTCTAATCTATGCACAAGAGTTCCTTAGCTGCTCAAATTTGTGTTTCAACTGTTCTCGCCGCTTCCTCAATTGTTCTTTCTCTGCAATCAGTCTGTGTTCATCTGTTTGAATAGAAAGTACATAGTCTGTGGCTTTTTTAAGGATGACAACTTTGGGTGCCTTTTCATTGTTGGCTACCTCAGGTATTTGGTCACGCAAAGCAAAGAAACTCAACTTCAGCTCATTTCTCCTTTGGCGCTCCAAGACGTTGTGTGTTCGCCTCTTATCATTTTCTTCTGTGTCTGATGTGCGGGGACTTGAGCACTTTCGGTTATTACTGATTTGTTTGAGAACTCTACCATTGTCCAACTTTATCCTTTTTGCTGAAGGATACTCAAGTTTGGTGGAGGGAGGAGCAGCATAATTGTGCTGATGGATGGGGACATGACACCGCTTAAGAACTAGTGGACTGTGGTGTGGCTTACTGTGCTCTTCTGTGGGTTGTGTGATAGATTCAGATTCACTTGTTGTCACAACATCAatttcctcctcatcttcctctggTTCTTCCTCTGAAAGAAAAAACACCCGTTGTAAGTCAACTTgtatggacatttaaaaaaaaacaaaaaacagtttataAGTGTTCCTTGCTGTATAATGAAGAACAaggtggcatttttaaaaaaacattttgtaatctGCTTCTAAAATCTGCACTTccctgaaaaatgttttctttgagaAATTCAACAGAAGTACTTACTGTTAAAAGAACAGACTCCTCTTTTGTAATTCTTAACTCTGCATCCCAGAGTGCCAAACCCTGCCTCCCAGATAGCAAGAGTTACGTAATTCTGAAGACAGCAGGGAAGTTGAATGCTGACAGCAGATGTTACAGCataacctccctccccctgcaaaaaTTAACTCCACCCTCCCAAATCATGGAAGCCATCCTTAAAACATTTAGTGAGTCTTTGGCAAGACCCCAAAGCAAAGCTTACTTAACACTTGTATATTTTTAGGGGCACCTTcagcagcttcccccccaccattATTCACGGGTAatccaggggagggggaaaaaaaaaaaagccatacatTTTGTCTGCAAACAAACTCAGTCCCTGACTATACATGGGTTGCTCTCTCAAACTTTGTTTGAAAGATACACAAGTACTCCAACAAAGCTTTCCCAGACCCATTTACTTCTCTTCAACTACTTTCACTAGCACCTCCCATCCCCTCCGCGAATGTCACCGGAGGGCAGATTCAATCGGATAAGATTCTGGCTATGGGGAATGACTCAGAGCCTGTTATGAAAGttaacacctccctcccccccccccagcccaatgGGCTGGTTTTCCAGGAAATTTAATTCGCGCAGAGCCTCTCAGCGTGCCTTGCTAACGTGGCATTTAAAAAAGCCCATGCAATAGGGGGCCTGAAATCCTTAGGGTGGGAGGAGTTACACACACCAGTTTCTGCAGGAAAACCAACTGTGTGTCCTGCCCAAGCCCGTCACGTTTTAAACCTTCCAAAGTTTTCACCCTGAGCAAGCTTCAAGGCAACCCAACAAACCCCAGGAGGGTTGTTATCTAGTACACCCAGAGTGGTTACATTTTAAAGCGGTAGACAAAGGGTACATCCAGGGGACAGGAGTGCACCCCAAAACGCACAGAGGGAGCAGCTATTGCTCGTGGGCCCGGCAAACGTCGTTTGATAAGTTATCTGAACTGGGAGCTGGCGCTATAAAAAGCCTGGCAGGGGAAGTCCCTGGAAGTCTTACCTGCTGGTGTGATTCCCCAAGAGGCCAGGCTGTGCCCCGGCCGAGCTCCCCGGGGAAGCCCCCCCTGTCTGGCGCGGCGGTGGCGAGAGAAGAAGGGTGGGCTGATGGATACTCACCCGAGTCGCTGCTGGTGGTGGGCGGGGTGTCATCGCCCAGCAGGGAAGCCGGGCTGGAGCTCGGGGAGCCCGGCTTGGAGGCTCTCTCGCTGAGCGGGTAGGGGAAGACCACGGAGGGGTCTATGCAgtcggcggcggcggcgcccaGGTCGTGCAGGTAGGCGCTGGCGGAGGCGGGGGCCAGGCCGGGCGGCTGcgagggcggcggcggcggcggcgggcagAGGCGGGAGCCGGCGGCCCCCTCCCTGCGGGCCGCCTGGTAGGAGGCCAGCTTCTCGGACACCACCTTCTCCAGCTTGGCGGCGGCGGAGAAGCCGCTCCACATGCAGTCCTGGATGATGATGGATTTCACGAAGGCCTCGTCGTCCGGCTCGCAGATGAAGCTCTGGTTCACCATGTCTCCCCCCAGCAGCTCGGTCACCATCTCCAGCTGGTCGGCGGTGGAGGGGAAGTAGGTGGCGGCCAGGCTGGAGCGGCGGCTGGGCGAGAGGGGCGGCGTGGGCAGCAGCTCGAACTTCTTCCAGATGTCCTCGGAGGGGGCGGGCGGCTGGAGCTCGCTGCCCCGCTGCTGCGCCGCCAGGTAGAAGTTCTCCTCCTCGTCCTCGAAGTAGAAGTAGGGCTGCACCGAGTCGTAGTCGTAATCGTAGTTCTTGCTGGGGAGGGTCGAGGTCAGCGGCATCGCGGCGGCTGGTGCCTGAGGGcccagggagggggggggggggagacgggtcagggcgctgcggggggggggcgacaAGGGGCTGCAGCGTGTGTCCCCCTCAACACCGTGCGACACGGGGGCCACCCCTCCCATAAACGGGGTGcggcccccccccctccacaaaGGGTGGAGAAGGgatcacccccccgcccccaataaGGGGCAAGAGTGGGCTGCGGCCACCGGCCCCCTTTCTCAGGAGGTGACCTACGGGGTACACAAGCAGCCCGCAGTTCGCTCCGGTGCAACCCGGGGAGCGAGACCCCCCCCAGCCGGCCGCACCCGCCGTGCGCTGACGGCGCCTCCCGAGAACCGGAACCACCTTAACTgagcgcccctccccccgccggcgGCCGGAGGGGCTCCCCGGgattctctcccctgccccgccgCCGCCCGCCTCCGGTTCCCTCTCGCTCCTCCCCTCCCGGCTCCACGTCTTGGCCGGCTCCGCTCCGTCCCTTGCGCGGGAGCCGGCTCCTgctccgctccccccccccgatcctGCTCAGCCCAGCTGGAGCGCGGTGCAAGCGAGCAGCGCCCGGCCGGGGACCCCTCTGCCCAGCACCGTCCCCAGCAGGTCAAGAGCCGGGGCCAGCACCTAGGGAAAAGCGGAGCGAATCCTCCCAGCCCGAGAGCGGCTTCCAGGCCAGGCAGCTCCCCGGCTGGCCCAAGCCTCACGCCCGCTGGTCTGCAGAGCAGGGGGGAAACCAAGGCAAACTCTGCTGCTCGGGTGCCCAGCCCCCAGCCGTGACACTGGCCGGTTACAAAACCAGACCTCAGggcacccctctcccccgcccgcGGCTGCCACGAGAGACACTGAAGGGCCAGGGGAAAAGCCCGATTTAAAGACCCCGGTGCAATGACTGAGGAAGGCAGAGCGcgccttccacacacacacacacacacacacacacgcgctgCCCGTGCTGCAGCTCCGGGctgcggcggcggctgctgcacaCCTTGTGTCACTGCGTccccacacacacgcttcccAGCCGAACCGCCTCTCGAGCTCAGCGCGTTGCCAAGGGGTCACCtaccctaaccccccccccccgccccgaaggGTGCAAACACAGGGCAGCCCCCCGCCCGCTGGGGAACCCTACCGACAAAAGGTGCAAACACGTCTCTGCAAACTCACCGGTTCCTCCGATGCACCGGCTCGGAaatgcagcgggggggggggcagaaaagagAGGAGGGGGGCGACGGACTAAAGACGGCTCAAAAAAAAAAGCGGAGGGGGACAAACGACCCCACCCGTCCCGCAATaattatccccccccccaaagcagcAGGGAGGAGAAGCGCCAGCCCCTCGCGCACGGAATTGTAAGTCCCAAGGCAGCGCCGCCGCGTCCGGGGCAGGCTGAACTTCGCTCGCTCTAGTTTCAAGCGCCCGCCGGCCGGCgcgagggcgggggggggcgcttGGCGGGGAGGCGGCACCGCGGCGGCTACCGTGCGAGCCCGTCTCCCTCCCTTTCGGCACTGCACAGAGCAAGCAggctccctgcacagctgctTTTATAAGAGGGCTCCGCCTTTCCCGCCAAAGCGAAGAGGCGGGGCAGCGAGCACGGCTAGCGGGGACGGGGACTTGGGCTTGTAGCGTAGCAGGTCGGCGCTGCAGCACAACAGGCGCTACTAGCAGCGAGAGAAACGGAAGTAAACATAGTGAAGAACACGAGAGAGGAGTTAACGGGGCCGCTGCAATTGCTCCTGCACCCCGG is part of the Dermochelys coriacea isolate rDerCor1 chromosome 2, rDerCor1.pri.v4, whole genome shotgun sequence genome and encodes:
- the MYC gene encoding myc proto-oncogene protein, which encodes MPLTSTLPSKNYDYDYDSVQPYFYFEDEEENFYLAAQQRGSELQPPAPSEDIWKKFELLPTPPLSPSRRSSLAATYFPSTADQLEMVTELLGGDMVNQSFICEPDDEAFVKSIIIQDCMWSGFSAAAKLEKVVSEKLASYQAARREGAAGSRLCPPPPPPPSQPPGLAPASASAYLHDLGAAAADCIDPSVVFPYPLSERASKPGSPSSSPASLLGDDTPPTTSSDSEEEPEEDEEEIDVVTTSESESITQPTEEHSKPHHSPLVLKRCHVPIHQHNYAAPPSTKLEYPSAKRIKLDNGRVLKQISNNRKCSSPRTSDTEENDKRRTHNVLERQRRNELKLSFFALRDQIPEVANNEKAPKVVILKKATDYVLSIQTDEHRLIAEKEQLRKRREQLKHKFEQLRNSCA